In the genome of Kiritimatiellia bacterium, one region contains:
- the rny gene encoding ribonuclease Y yields MMTEWWMGALVVLLAATLGYYLRFIIGRYTAKAAEHEAKHLLENARRDADSIRQQADLQAKAVMLKVRDEFESEIKLRRQEMAAVEERVAQRELNLDRKVAMIDKKYQNIEEKQAEIEKKETEIGKQREEYAALVKNEREKLQRIAGMTQEEARHKLIARTEEEIRSETGMLIRRLQEEAKESAERESKKIIAMAIQRYGSGHASEIMTSTVNLPSEDMKGRIIGREGRNIRALESTTGVDLLVDDAPETVVISAFDPLRREIARQSLEKLIADGRIHPARIEEVVAKVREEMDETIRSAGEEAVFAAGLQGLNPELVRAIGRLKFRSSYSQNVLIHSIEVANIMGIMAGELGLDIALAKRIGLLHDIGKALDSEVEGNHAVIGADFLRRHNEQQTLLNAVAAHHNDVAPESIYAHLCSAADAISAARPGARSETTLNYVKRLEQLEAVAAGFDGVEKSYAIQAGREVRVLVIPEKIDDAAAMHLARDISKKIEQDLQYPGQIKVTVIREKRFIEYAR; encoded by the coding sequence ATGATGACAGAATGGTGGATGGGCGCATTAGTGGTGTTGCTGGCGGCAACCCTGGGTTATTACCTGCGTTTTATTATCGGCCGTTATACGGCCAAAGCGGCGGAACACGAGGCAAAACATTTACTGGAAAACGCCCGGCGCGATGCCGATTCCATTCGCCAGCAGGCCGACCTGCAGGCGAAGGCGGTTATGCTGAAAGTCCGGGATGAATTTGAAAGCGAAATAAAACTCCGCCGCCAGGAAATGGCCGCCGTTGAAGAACGGGTGGCGCAGCGCGAGCTCAATCTGGACCGGAAAGTGGCCATGATTGACAAGAAATACCAGAACATTGAGGAAAAACAGGCGGAAATAGAAAAAAAAGAAACGGAAATCGGCAAGCAACGCGAGGAATATGCCGCCCTGGTCAAAAACGAGCGCGAAAAACTTCAACGAATCGCGGGCATGACCCAGGAAGAAGCGCGCCATAAGTTGATCGCGCGCACCGAGGAGGAAATCCGCAGCGAAACCGGCATGCTGATCCGCCGTCTGCAGGAGGAGGCCAAGGAATCCGCCGAACGCGAGTCCAAAAAAATCATCGCCATGGCCATTCAACGCTACGGATCGGGACATGCCAGCGAGATTATGACCAGCACCGTCAACCTGCCGAGCGAGGATATGAAGGGCAGAATCATCGGCCGCGAAGGACGCAATATCCGCGCGCTGGAATCAACCACCGGAGTTGACCTGCTCGTGGATGACGCGCCGGAAACCGTCGTGATTTCCGCCTTTGATCCCCTCCGGCGCGAAATAGCCAGGCAGTCGCTTGAAAAACTGATCGCCGACGGCCGCATCCACCCGGCCCGCATTGAGGAAGTGGTCGCCAAGGTCAGGGAGGAAATGGACGAAACCATCCGTTCCGCGGGCGAAGAGGCGGTTTTCGCGGCGGGGCTGCAGGGCTTGAACCCCGAACTGGTCCGCGCCATCGGACGGCTTAAATTCCGCAGCAGTTATTCTCAAAACGTCCTGATCCATTCCATTGAAGTCGCCAACATCATGGGCATCATGGCCGGCGAACTCGGGCTGGATATTGCGCTCGCCAAAAGAATTGGACTGCTCCATGACATCGGCAAAGCGCTGGACAGCGAGGTTGAAGGCAATCATGCCGTCATCGGCGCCGACTTCCTCCGCCGCCATAACGAACAGCAGACCCTCTTAAACGCGGTGGCGGCGCACCACAACGACGTCGCTCCGGAAAGCATCTATGCCCACCTCTGCTCGGCCGCCGACGCAATATCCGCGGCCCGGCCAGGCGCGCGCTCCGAGACCACTCTGAACTACGTGAAACGGCTGGAACAGCTTGAGGCCGTCGCCGCCGGGTTTGACGGCGTTGAAAAAAGCTATGCCATCCAGGCCGGCCGCGAAGTGCGCGTGCTCGTCATTCCGGAAAAGATTGATGATGCCGCCGCCATGCATCTGGCGCGCGATATCAGCAAAAAAATTGAACAGGACCTCCAATATCCGGGACAAATAAAAGTAACCGTTATCCGCGAAAAACGATTCATTGAATACGCGCGGTGA
- a CDS encoding 5-formyltetrahydrofolate cyclo-ligase has protein sequence MDERQRIRAEIRAARQELDEVFIETASAAAQKLALALPEWRRAKNTCCYLAAPAEIQTGAIIKKCRAENKTLFVPAFSKPLRQYAPALLEDNDKTRPGRFKIHEPLKPKWIGDAQIDLVFVPGLAFDCRGGRLGHGGGYYDNLLLQPQFRPACKIGLAFDFQIYGRLSLRPGDVRMDMVVTESKIYRCCGRGGQAAGE, from the coding sequence ATGGACGAAAGACAGAGAATCAGAGCGGAGATCCGCGCCGCGCGGCAGGAGCTGGACGAAGTCTTCATTGAAACCGCCAGCGCGGCCGCGCAAAAACTGGCCCTGGCCCTCCCCGAATGGCGCCGGGCAAAAAACACCTGTTGTTACCTGGCCGCGCCGGCGGAAATCCAGACCGGCGCCATCATAAAAAAATGCCGGGCGGAAAATAAAACGCTTTTTGTGCCCGCTTTTTCCAAACCCCTGCGGCAATATGCCCCCGCCCTCCTGGAGGACAATGACAAGACCCGCCCGGGCCGTTTTAAAATCCACGAACCGCTGAAGCCGAAATGGATCGGGGATGCGCAAATAGACCTGGTTTTCGTGCCGGGACTGGCCTTTGACTGCCGGGGCGGACGCCTCGGGCACGGCGGCGGATATTACGACAATCTCCTCCTCCAGCCCCAGTTCCGCCCGGCCTGTAAAATCGGCCTGGCCTTTGATTTTCAAATATACGGCCGCCTGTCCCTGCGCCCCGGGGATGTGCGGATGGATATGGTCGTCACGGAATCTAAAATATATCGTTGTTGCGGCCGCGGCGGCCAAGCGGCCGGCGAGTGA
- a CDS encoding replication-associated recombination protein A encodes MELFADNKNEAASNPPLAARMRPRSLEEIAGQEHLIAPGKLLHRAIESDRIGSIILYGPPGCGKTSLAEVIALKTSRRFEKASGVLANVAALREILETAFQRRKRDGAETILFIDEIHHFNKSQQDILLPYVEEGNIILIGATTHNPFFFINSPLTSRSQIFELEALPESAISRLLQRALTEERGLGNMPVDLDNDALHHLAKACEGDARRALNALEIAVLTTPAGKNKRIHITRRTTEDSIQKKAVVYDRDDDGHYNTISAFIKSVRGSDPDAAVYWLAKMLYAGEDPRFIARRLIILASEDIGNADPRALNIAVSAKEAVEFIGMPEARIILAQAVTYLACAPKSNASYLAVEKALADVKEGRTLAVPKPLRGSGYKGAKRLGHTGYKYAHDYDGHFVDQEYMPSAAVYYEPTRQGYEDTIAQRLDYWRKKSADKKDNGHQAAAGQQAKKPEN; translated from the coding sequence ATGGAATTGTTCGCTGATAATAAAAACGAAGCCGCTTCCAACCCGCCCCTGGCGGCGCGCATGCGGCCGCGCTCCCTGGAAGAAATCGCCGGCCAGGAACACTTGATCGCGCCCGGAAAGCTTTTGCACCGGGCGATTGAATCCGACCGGATCGGCAGCATCATCCTCTACGGCCCCCCCGGCTGCGGAAAAACCTCCCTGGCCGAGGTAATTGCCCTGAAAACCAGCCGGCGCTTTGAAAAAGCCAGCGGCGTGCTGGCCAACGTCGCCGCCCTGCGCGAAATACTGGAAACGGCCTTTCAGCGCCGCAAACGCGACGGCGCGGAAACCATTCTTTTCATTGACGAAATCCATCACTTCAACAAGTCCCAGCAGGATATCCTTCTGCCTTACGTGGAAGAAGGCAATATCATTCTGATCGGCGCGACCACTCACAATCCCTTTTTTTTCATCAACAGCCCGCTCACGTCCCGTTCACAGATTTTTGAGCTGGAAGCTCTCCCGGAAAGCGCGATCTCCCGGCTGTTACAGCGCGCGCTCACGGAGGAGCGCGGCTTGGGAAACATGCCCGTTGACCTGGATAACGACGCCCTGCACCATCTGGCAAAAGCGTGCGAGGGCGACGCCCGCCGGGCGCTGAACGCCCTGGAAATCGCGGTCTTGACCACTCCCGCCGGAAAAAACAAGCGCATCCATATCACCCGCCGGACCACGGAAGACTCCATCCAGAAAAAAGCGGTCGTTTACGACCGGGACGACGACGGTCATTACAACACCATTTCCGCCTTCATAAAAAGCGTGCGCGGTTCTGATCCCGACGCCGCCGTCTATTGGCTTGCCAAAATGCTCTATGCCGGCGAAGACCCCCGTTTCATCGCGCGCCGGCTCATCATACTCGCTTCCGAAGATATCGGCAACGCCGACCCGCGGGCTTTAAACATCGCCGTCTCCGCGAAAGAAGCCGTGGAATTCATCGGCATGCCGGAAGCGCGCATTATCCTGGCGCAGGCCGTAACCTATCTGGCATGCGCCCCGAAAAGCAACGCTTCCTACCTGGCGGTTGAAAAGGCCCTGGCCGACGTCAAGGAAGGCCGGACCCTCGCCGTGCCGAAGCCGCTGCGCGGCTCCGGTTACAAGGGCGCCAAACGGCTCGGCCACACCGGCTATAAATACGCCCACGATTATGACGGACATTTTGTTGACCAGGAGTATATGCCCTCCGCCGCCGTCTACTACGAGCCGACGCGGCAGGGATACGAGGACACCATCGCGCAACGGCTGGATTACTGGCGAAAAAAATCAGCGGATAAAAAAGACAACGGACATCAGGCCGCCGCCGGACAGCAGGCAAAAAAACCTGAAAACTGA